The following are encoded in a window of Rhodomicrobium lacus genomic DNA:
- a CDS encoding autotransporter domain-containing protein, translating to MTFQSSRRFGAFMSTAALAIAAAAFSSPAAAADAPAANVTVANVNVLNLLSPFLSLNGTDIGHQTLALNLSQTVAVNNNAASVAVLNGHKDTLTVEELAISDKNLFGSVSNSITIYSYDSATQKVSTTTKGGYGVAANLAGGLPATQGTIGNGLNPVQAVGGYGSALGAAYQAGVGTNTSGTTITLANVPMKNTASLLTTAYSFTSSDAGVAKAYFANGSVSTNSPTLAATAAVAPAGYTLPAGSGIRAASSSVYDTEYVTNGAYVTSNNGTIIDKPSYGDARPVQVSADINGFDPTALTGLATNPAFPSGHTTYAYTDSILLGMLVPERFDSMLLRASEYANSRIVLGVHYALDIIASRSFVQYELAQLLTATDPAYQNTNTVGSTTALNFQQTFANAYSDRSTLLSLVNSQNGTSFTSIADVVKSSLTTANDPYAYSAENAATYRARLTYGLPTTAIAKELTDTHGKDASILLVTVYGGDSTAAKTIEGLIGTSTTGGIYGNLSTDTIKQIIANTEVDAITAFVGTDLSYWSRINLYDAANYFIDPKGITTKLLLASGDKLNVPVTVGNGGVFGGSGTVTGDVTIKSGGAFGAKGSGTTSYQGLTVNGTTDFKAGSKVQLTGVFLPGTTYTLLNSTAIDYNGSKLPAGAVSSISVDTSSSGNLMTLFTGKLSVVGDPQLQVILQSHFANAAQTQNQKSVASAIDTAGNAGNFGTTGAQFLNALIANNTVATAPSAFTSLGGEGITGQQQTALNAGNLFVTTVLGQATFWADDRRNDVFGLKDGGSASLKDEPGYEGAIASRGRIWASGFGQYATLDGETGVGSADLSNHTSGVAGGIDYQATKNLLVGIAGGFSNSNFSVNDRATTGVSEGGHIALYSRATWGNFYGASTIAYGHFDNKTTRFVDGLGSVDKLRGTFSSDEWISRFEAGYKYNAGGVTVTPFAGYQLAQLSNDAFSETGVGSNLAALRVSSVDIDSDKAFLGIQIDTKTTLNESWVLTPYARVSWEHEFNADRYNKASFIALPGSTFRIDGASAAEDVARVNAGFKLDISKDVAVFAAFDGEFSERGESYAGTGGVRIRW from the coding sequence ATGACCTTCCAGTCATCGCGCCGTTTCGGCGCATTCATGAGCACGGCTGCGCTTGCCATCGCCGCCGCTGCATTTTCCTCGCCGGCGGCCGCTGCCGATGCTCCCGCCGCTAACGTGACGGTGGCAAATGTCAACGTCCTCAATCTCCTTTCGCCGTTCCTCAGCCTGAACGGCACGGACATCGGCCACCAGACGCTGGCGCTTAATCTGAGCCAGACCGTCGCCGTCAACAACAACGCGGCAAGCGTCGCCGTCCTCAACGGTCATAAAGACACGCTGACGGTGGAAGAACTCGCCATCAGCGACAAGAACCTTTTCGGCAGCGTCTCGAATTCGATCACCATCTATTCGTACGATAGCGCAACGCAAAAGGTTTCCACGACCACGAAGGGCGGCTATGGCGTTGCCGCGAACCTTGCCGGCGGCTTACCCGCCACGCAGGGGACTATCGGTAACGGCCTGAACCCCGTCCAGGCGGTCGGCGGTTACGGCTCGGCTCTCGGCGCTGCCTATCAAGCGGGCGTCGGCACCAATACGAGCGGCACCACGATCACGCTCGCCAATGTGCCGATGAAAAATACCGCCTCCCTGCTGACGACGGCCTACAGCTTCACGAGCAGCGACGCGGGTGTTGCCAAGGCCTATTTCGCCAACGGGTCAGTTTCGACCAACAGCCCCACGCTGGCCGCTACTGCTGCGGTCGCGCCTGCGGGCTACACGCTGCCGGCCGGCAGCGGAATACGTGCTGCCTCTTCAAGTGTTTACGATACGGAATACGTAACGAATGGGGCCTATGTCACTTCGAACAACGGCACGATCATCGATAAGCCGTCCTACGGCGATGCGCGCCCGGTTCAGGTTTCGGCCGATATCAACGGCTTCGACCCGACCGCGCTGACTGGCCTCGCGACGAACCCGGCCTTCCCGAGCGGTCACACCACCTACGCCTACACCGACTCGATCCTGCTCGGCATGCTCGTGCCCGAGCGCTTCGACAGCATGCTGTTGCGGGCTTCGGAATACGCGAACAGCCGCATCGTTCTCGGCGTGCATTATGCACTCGACATCATAGCGAGCCGCTCATTCGTGCAGTATGAATTGGCGCAACTCCTGACTGCAACCGATCCGGCTTACCAGAATACCAACACCGTCGGCAGCACGACCGCGCTCAATTTCCAGCAGACCTTTGCGAACGCGTATAGTGATCGATCTACACTTCTCAGCCTCGTGAACTCGCAGAACGGCACGTCGTTCACGAGCATTGCCGATGTCGTGAAAAGCTCCCTCACGACGGCAAATGATCCCTACGCTTATTCCGCCGAGAACGCGGCCACCTACCGGGCGCGCCTGACCTATGGCCTGCCTACCACGGCTATCGCGAAGGAACTTACCGACACGCATGGCAAGGATGCCTCCATCTTGCTCGTGACGGTCTATGGTGGCGACAGCACGGCAGCAAAGACGATCGAAGGGCTTATCGGCACCTCGACGACAGGCGGAATCTACGGCAACCTTTCGACTGACACGATCAAGCAGATCATTGCCAACACCGAAGTTGATGCAATCACGGCCTTCGTCGGCACAGATCTCAGCTACTGGTCGCGCATCAATCTCTACGATGCCGCGAACTACTTCATCGATCCGAAGGGCATTACGACGAAGCTTCTTCTCGCCAGCGGCGACAAGCTGAACGTTCCGGTGACGGTCGGCAATGGCGGCGTGTTCGGCGGTTCGGGCACGGTGACCGGTGATGTCACCATCAAGAGCGGCGGCGCGTTCGGCGCGAAGGGCAGCGGCACGACGTCCTATCAAGGCCTTACCGTCAATGGCACGACCGATTTCAAGGCTGGCTCCAAGGTTCAGCTGACGGGCGTCTTCCTGCCGGGCACGACCTATACTCTGCTGAACAGCACCGCGATCGACTACAATGGCTCCAAGCTTCCGGCCGGGGCTGTTTCGTCGATTTCCGTCGACACCTCCTCCAGCGGCAACCTGATGACCTTGTTTACCGGCAAGCTGTCGGTGGTCGGCGATCCGCAATTGCAGGTAATACTTCAATCTCACTTTGCGAATGCCGCTCAAACTCAAAATCAGAAGTCCGTTGCTTCGGCCATAGATACAGCGGGTAACGCGGGTAACTTCGGCACAACCGGCGCACAATTCCTGAACGCGCTTATCGCCAACAACACCGTCGCGACCGCCCCGTCGGCGTTCACTTCGCTCGGCGGCGAGGGGATTACCGGCCAGCAGCAGACAGCGCTCAACGCGGGCAACCTGTTCGTGACCACGGTGCTAGGCCAGGCCACTTTCTGGGCTGACGACCGCCGCAACGACGTGTTCGGCCTTAAGGACGGCGGCTCCGCGTCCCTCAAGGACGAGCCTGGCTATGAAGGCGCAATCGCCAGCCGCGGCCGTATCTGGGCAAGCGGTTTCGGCCAGTACGCCACGCTCGACGGCGAGACAGGCGTCGGCAGTGCGGACCTGTCGAACCACACCTCGGGCGTTGCGGGCGGTATCGACTACCAAGCTACCAAAAACCTGCTCGTCGGCATCGCGGGCGGCTTCTCGAACTCGAACTTCTCCGTTAACGACCGCGCTACGACCGGCGTCAGCGAAGGCGGCCACATCGCTCTCTACAGCCGGGCGACCTGGGGCAACTTCTACGGCGCAAGCACGATCGCTTACGGCCATTTCGACAACAAGACGACCCGCTTCGTCGACGGCCTTGGTAGCGTTGACAAGCTGCGCGGCACTTTCTCCAGCGATGAGTGGATCTCCCGCTTCGAGGCTGGCTATAAATACAACGCGGGCGGCGTGACGGTGACGCCGTTTGCTGGCTACCAACTTGCGCAGCTCTCGAACGACGCCTTCTCTGAGACCGGCGTCGGCTCGAACCTCGCGGCGCTCCGCGTGAGCTCGGTGGACATCGATTCGGATAAGGCTTTCCTTGGCATTCAGATCGACACGAAGACGACGCTCAACGAAAGCTGGGTGCTGACGCCTTATGCTCGCGTATCGTGGGAGCATGAGTTCAATGCCGACCGCTACAACAAGGCGTCGTTCATTGCGCTGCCGGGTTCGACCTTCCGGATTGACGGCGCTTCGGCGGCGGAAGACGTGGCGCGCGTGAATGCTGGCTTCAAGCTCGACATCTCGAAGGACGTGGCGGTGTTCGCTGCCTTCGACGGCGAGTTTTCGGAGCGCGGCGAGAGCTACGCCGGGACGGGTGGCGTGCGCATTCGCTGGTAA